CATGGTTAAATGTTCCAAGCCCTTGGCGTCCAACGCCAGCGCCGCGCCATTGGACGTGGTGAAGATGAAATCCGCGCTCGGCGCGCTGGGGCTGTACGAGGCCCCCGAATGGGGCGTGTCGCAATTTCCCGACGCGGCGCTGTTCGACGCCATTCGGGCGTTCCAAAAGGCCCAAGGCCTCAAGGTCGACGGCGCGATCAAACCGGGCGGCGAGACCGAGGCCGCGTTGAGCCAAGCGATGAACCCGCGTCGTAGCAAGGCCGCTTTGCAAGCGACCGCGCAAGCCCTGCAAAGCCTGGGCCGGGGCGGC
This DNA window, taken from Magnetovibrio sp., encodes the following:
- a CDS encoding peptidoglycan-binding domain-containing protein, whose amino-acid sequence is MRPHPMVKCSKPLASNASAAPLDVVKMKSALGALGLYEAPEWGVSQFPDAALFDAIRAFQKAQGLKVDGAIKPGGETEAALSQAMNPRRSKAALQATAQALQSLGRGG